The genome window CCGGCATTGTCGCAGATGCCGGCGTCGGCGGCAGGTCGGCGCATGGCGTGCCGGTGCAGGCCAGGCAAGGTGGCGATGAAAGCGGCGCAGCGCAGAGGCGGCGGGATCGCCGTCGCGCTGCCCGAGACGTGCGGCGCGGCGCCGGCGTCGCGCCCCCGCGGGTCAACCCCGGCAGGACGCGGCGCGACGCCCCTGGCGCGAGGCGGGCGACGCCCGCTGGTCCGGTTCGCGCTAGGCGCATCGGCGTCTTCGCCTAGCGTCGCCGAGACGCCCTGCTGCCTCGCGGCCGACACAGCTCGGCCATGGAACGCCTGCGGCGCGCTGGACAGGCGGTGCCGGCCTCCCGACGGCCTGCCTGCACGGCACGTCGGCCGTCCGACGCCCGTCAGAAGGGATCTGTGCCGGTCGCCGCGACCGCGTCGCGGCGGAGAGCACGCTGCGCCGCAGCCGCGATGGCGTGGACCGCGGCCAGTCGCTGCGCGGCGCCGGCGGTCATCGCCTGGCGCCGCGGCGGCGCACTAGACCGCGCACCCGTCCGGGCCGCAGTCGCGGCCCGCCTGGGCGTCGGCCAGCAGGCCGCGCACGGTGGCGGCGAACACCTCCGGCGGCTGCGCGCCCTGCAGCGCCTGGCGGCCGTCGATGACATAGGTGGGCACCGCGCGGATGCCCATCGCCTGCGCCTGCTGCAACTCCGCCTGCACCTCGTCCAGGCCCTCCTCGCCCTCCAGCAGCGCCTGCACCCGCTCCGCCGGCAGCCCGCCCGCGGCGCCGGCATCGCGCAGCGTCTGCGCATCGGCCAGGTTGCGGCCCTCGGCGAAGTGCGCGTGGAACAGCGCCTCGGCGACCGCGTCGACATCGCCCTCGCGCGCGGCCAGCCACAGCAGACGGTGCGCCGGCAGCGTGCTCACCCGCACCTGGCCGCGGCCGAAGTCGAACGGCAGGCCTTCGGCACGCGCGGTGGCCTGGGTCTGCGCCAGGATCTGCTCGGTGCGCGCCGCACCGCCGAACTTGGCGGCATAGGCCTCGCGCAACGGCACCGGCTCGGTGCCGGCGTCCGGGTCCAGCAGATACGGATG of Xanthomonas sacchari contains these proteins:
- a CDS encoding DsbA family oxidoreductase, with the translated sequence MRIDIWSDVVCPWCWIGKRRLQQGLASLGADALALEIHWHPYLLDPDAGTEPVPLREAYAAKFGGAARTEQILAQTQATARAEGLPFDFGRGQVRVSTLPAHRLLWLAAREGDVDAVAEALFHAHFAEGRNLADAQTLRDAGAAGGLPAERVQALLEGEEGLDEVQAELQQAQAMGIRAVPTYVIDGRQALQGAQPPEVFAATVRGLLADAQAGRDCGPDGCAV